In Pan paniscus chromosome 1, NHGRI_mPanPan1-v2.0_pri, whole genome shotgun sequence, the DNA window AGGGATCTAGATcacatgctccttatgagaatctaatgcctgatgatccaaGGTGAAACAGTATCATCCCGAAAGCATCCCCTCTCCCACAACCCCCATTGGTAGAAAAGTTTGGGGACCACTGGTTAAAAACAtttaagtaaacaaaacaaaacagaaatgttaTATAACTTTGTCCTTATAAtgtaaaatgacagaaatgattctttttttcccatgctttcatgtttactttttttcttagcaCAAATACAAGTTATGTAACTTTGCAGGTAGAATATGTTATTTCACATACTTCCTAAAATCATGACACATACTAGCAGTGGTACACCTACTGTAATCTGGAAAAAGATAACTAGAcagtagtgatttttttttttttggtgcttcTCTgcacactttttttattttattattttattttattttattttattttattattttatttgagtcctgggatacatgtgccaaacgtgcaggtttgttacataagtataccaGGGCGATGGTGGTTTGGACAGTAGTGATTTTTTGACATGGACTTTTTAATGCCATGTCCAGTGCTTTTTTATCCATGAGTTCTGCATTAATAAAATGAGTTTGAGGGTGGTTTAAAGTTATAATGGAGGCAGTGCAGGTCTGCAGTCAAGGAGTCAGTGGGCTGTGGCAATCACATGAGAAAGATACTTTAAATAGTATGTAAAATAAGGGGAGTGCATATGGGAAGACAGTAATGCAACCGACAAGGCTTGGCACAGGCTTGATTAGGTAGAATCTTTGCctattttgcctgttttattgTCCTATAATCTCTGTTTATTTCCCTGATGGCATGAGAGAATCTTTGATGTTGGTAAATGCTGGAAGAGAATAGCAGTAACTATAATGAGTAAGTAGTACTTGGAGTAAGTATAGGACAGGAAACAACTTAAAAATGAAGTGTTGTTATTAGTCACAGACAAGGTATCATCTCAAAGATGCTAGTGTTACTGTGTGTTTGTGGCTGCTCACATCTGAATGCTCACATGCTGGATGTAGTAATTTAATGAGTCCTTGGCACTGCCTTTCTGGAGGTCCCTGAATGAGACCATCTGTGTCTGAGATGAAGtctaaaatattcaaaccatgtgggtgcagcacaccagcatggcacatgtatacgtatgtaactaacctgcacaatgtgcacacgtaccctaaaacttaaagtatgataaaaaaaatattcaaaccatgacatttgtgaattttctacgaaaaaaagagggaaattagCTCGTTATTCAGATGATAAAAGCctcttccttctctatttttccatttgcaCCATCACACCAGGGGAAATTATGGAGATGAGAAATACTACCCCAGACTTTATTCTCCTAGGACTCTTTAACCACACCAGAGCCCACCAAGTCCTCTTCATGATGCTTCTGGCCACCGTTTTGACCTCCCTGTTTAGCAATGCCCTCATGATTCTCCTGATTCACCGGGACCGCCGGCTCCACACGCCCATGTACTTCCTCCTGAGCCAACTCTCCCTCATGGACGTGATGCTGGTTTCCACCACTGTGCCCAAAATGGCGGCTGACTACTTGACCGGAAATAAGGCCATCTCCCGCGCTGGCTGTGGTGTGCAGATCTTCTTCCTCCCCACACTGGGTGGTGGAGAGTGCTTCCTCTTAGCAGCCATGGCCTATGACCGCTATGCGGCTGTCTGCCACCCACTCCGATATCCCACTCTCATGAGCTGGCAGCTGTGCCTGAGGATGACCATGTCGTGTTGGCTCCTGGGTGCAGCTGACGGGCTCCTGCAGGCTGTTGCTACCCTGAACTTCCCATATTGCGGTGCACACGAGATCGATCACTTCTTCTGCGAGGCCCCCACGCTGGTTCGTTTGGCTTGTGCTGACACTTCAGTCTTCGAAAACGCCATGTACATCTGCTGTGTGTTAATGCTCCTGGTCCCCTTTTCCCTCATCCTGTCCTCCTATGGTCTCATCCTCGCTGCTGTTCTGCACATGCGCCCTACAGAAGCCCGCAAGAAGGCCTTTGCCACCTGCTCTTCACATGTGGCTGTGGTGGGACTCTTTTATGGAGCTGGCATTTTTACCTATATGAGACCCAAATCCCACAGGTCCACTAACCACGACAAGGTTGTGTCAACCTTCTATAGTATGTTCACCCCTTTACTAAACCCCCTCATCTACAGTGTGAGGAACAGTGAGGTCAAGGAAGCCCTGAAACGGTGGCTGGGGACATGTGTAAACCTGAAACACCAGCAAAATGAGGCCCACAGGTCAAGATGATCTAGTGTCAAATGACTCTAAGTTCCtgaatttattaacattttaacacaTTGTAATTCTCTCCCTTTAGTAGTTCATGAACAGAAAATTAAGTTTGTGCATTGatataataagatatttttaagaaTGAAGTGAGCTAATTGTATTGAGAGATTTCATTTTTGAGCATTTATGTACTTTTCTTCAAGTGAAGTAAAATCTATATATTACTTTGTATCCTAAAACAACCCCATAATATAAGTACTGTTGACAATATAACCcactttctaaaaaaagaaattaacaatggAAAGTTAAATATTGTTCCCAATTTCACATAGCGCGGAAATATTAAAAAGTGACTCCAGAGCTTGTACCATAACCTGGAAAAGTTTATTTCTGTTCAATAACGTATTTTAAGTGTTATTTTCTATGTGTATGCTCTATGATTAAAAACTAAATATGAGGATTCCACCAAAGACaaatcacattattttaaaattatattttaaaatatagttgcaTGAAAAAGGGGAGGTACACAACTCAAATGTAACTGCTATATTGTcacatttcttttgtatttattccACAGTCTGTTTTTATTTGGTGTTTAAAGGcaaaccttttaaaatttatgtaatttttcatttaagcaatatttatcttttcccaGAGTCTCACTGTAATTGCATTGGAAAATTGCTTTAAACTACAACTAAGTTCTTTTTTCTACACATGTTTTAAGGTTACCTTGACTTATGGACATAGATCCATGGATATGAACTCTTAATTGCATAATCATGCTGAATGTTAACAGTTACTAACAATGAGTTATCAAAGCTGAGTAACACTCAACAACCTTATACATAATTGAGTCACCTTACTTCTGCGAAGGCATAGGTGAGTAGAGATATTTCTAATGAAAAATTTGGGACACCTTCTAAAGGTTTGGGgtttgcaaaacaaaaaaagaagactatTTTATTTATGAAGACACAAGCTAGATAATGATGGCAGAAAGCTGTGGTTATCAAAGCCAAATTGCAATCAGAGACAGGCTATCACATTGTCTTAGAGAGTTTTATGATAAAGCCTATATTTCCTGTAGGTAAAACACACTTAAGAAATAATATAAGTTTTAAACACACAATGGGAAATCACTAAAAGCTTCCAGGGACAATGTATCTTCAATATAAGTGTCTGAAAGTTAACCCGCCATTTCAGACCATCCTGAATTTCAAAAGGGGTTTGTTTTAGAACAAATGAGAGGAGTTTCCTGCTTCATATAGAGCTTCAGTTTCCAAAGCagtaatatatttaagatagtacCTTAACCAGTGCATGTAAATCCTGAGCCCATGTCTCAAGAGAAGGTTATTCAGTAAACACTTGTCTCCTTGGAAGAGTTGAGGATGACAGGAGAGAGCATCATTTGTTTAAGACTAAAAGTTTGCTACTCTTTTTAATTATCTCCTTACCCAGTGTTAGGGTGAGAAAGGAACAGAACTGCATACATTCTGTCATTTATACCATCTAAACAATCTTCTTTTAGAATGAATGAAAATTACACAAGTACATGTCGTCGCGGAAATTTCATTACTCATACCAGGTTCATTCACCAtcagagaaattattttaaaacatattgagCTGAAAAATGGTAAATGAGGCCTATAAAAATTTGGAAGAATAAAAAATTCTAACCAGAAAATTAAGCCTAATATACAGGCGAAAGCAACAGCAacgacgacaacaacaaaaacggaATGAACTTTATCTCCAAGCAAATGTAAGACATtaataaaaatgcacaaaatacctataaaaatagaaatatgtttcAAAGAAGTGGTATTTCAGACTTGttatctgaccacaatgaaattaaatataaaataaaagttttaaataattttagaaatatgttcATTTCTTATTGCATTTTCAATTTGCAGATGTTTCTACTCTGAATTTCTTAATAAAGGTTTGCATAGAAAATCTTCAAAATCTTCAAAATGGTGGATTAGCTTTCAGACACTTATATTGAAGATACATTGTCCCTGGAAGCTTTTAGTGATTTCCCATTGTGTGTTTAAAAATGAGCTGATATGGTTCTCATGAATCTCTAAGTTAAAAAAGGAGTACCTGATAGAGACAGATTATACAAGCCCATGAATGGTAGAAACAAAATTTCGAATGAGGAGTTACTTTGAATATACGAAGCTCTAGCACCCAGAAACaaacactgttgttgggagtgtaaagtagttcaaccagtgtgaagacagtgtggtgattcctcaaggatctaggaccagaaatactatttgacccagcaatcccattcctgggtatatacacaaaggattagaaaccattctactataaagacatatgcacacgtatgtttattgcagctattcccaatagcaaagacttgaatccaacacaaatgcccatcagtgatagactggctCAAGAAAATGTGCCCCATATACACCacaaatactatacagccattagAAAGGATGAGTTtccgtcctttgcagggacatggatgaagctggaaaccatcattctcaggaaactaacacaggaacagaaaaccaaacactgcatgttctcattcaaaaGTGGaagttgaagaatgagaacacatggacacagggaggggaacatcacacaccggggcctcttTGAGGTGGAGgtttaggggagggatagcattaggagaaatacctaatgtagatgatgagttgatgggtgcagcaaaccaccatgtcatgTGTATTCCTATGCAACAAACCCGCACGTTCTgctcatgtaccccagaacttaaagtataattctaataaattaaaataaatacctaatgcaatgaaaaaaagaattcattcatCTTCAAAGTGcaatttatttacattaataCAGATTTATTTAATACAGTTAATGCAAATCTTAATTGTACagcttgataattttttttacagatgtaaaaaaaatatgtatctgtgTAACTACGAAAAAGATCATCTAGTTCCCTTTATGTCTTCCTTTTGTCTCTTCCAAGTCGATACCTTCACAAAGGAAATCATTATTCTAACATattggtggggagggagagctgactcttcttgctgatttgttaaGAATTCCTTGTGCATGTTGGATATCAATATTTTGCGCAATATCTTCCAATGTGTGGCTTGCATCTTTATTCATAATGGAGCTGTTTCATGAGCAGAAAGTTTTAGTTGCATGAAGATAAATTCATCAAtcttttattttgtggtttttcttttggTCTTCTTTAAGAAATCTTGGCCTAATCCAAGTCATAAAGATAGTCTACTATGCTAACATTGTAATTCTTTTCCAATTAGTTTTTGCATATATGTTGTAGGATCATTACAAACtgacccagcatcatttattgaaaaggcctCAGTGACAGATTAGGTATTGTTATTAATTATGTATCTATGTGGGGCAATTAATAGACTGGCTATTTTTTACCCTTTGTCTATATTTCTATTACTGAACAGATATCACATTATATTAATTTCTGTAGccttataaaacattttcatattagGTAGAATAATCATcctatcttgttctttttctttctttttgttttcaagttTTCCTGTTTTTGATTCTTTTCATTCCTGTAGAAATTTTAGACTCTGCTTCcattttcacacacaaaaaatgctgaaatttttaaattcagattgCAGTAAGTATTTAGCTCAATTTAGGGAAAAATCATAACTTAAAGATTacttttttgctttattattacAATTTTTGCATTGAATTTTTGTTGCCGTTATTTGTGTGTTGAGTTTTAGGACAttaaaaaaagtacagaaaatttctgtatacccttcacccagcttGTCCCAATGTTACTATGTTATATAACCATAGTACATTATCAAATCCAGGAAATTCATTTTGGTAGAATACTATTAACTCATTCAAATTTCACCAGTTGTTaaatgtattgtgtgtgtgtgtttgtaaaatTCTATGAAATTTTTATCACATGTGTAGATTTATGTAACCTTCGCCCCAATCAGGATACAGAACTGTTTTATTACCACAGAGAAACTTCCTCTTGTTATTTCTCAATAGTCAGTCACATCTTATCCCCAAACCTCCTAACGTCTGGAGACCAATGATCTGTTCTACATCACTATAATTTCATTgcatagatacagatatagatataaaacATACATTATGTAAACTTTAGagattaacttttcttttttttacaaagtACAATGCCCTTGAGCTCTATCCAAGTTATCATATGTGtcaataatttgttctttttattttctgaatagcATTCTAGTGTCTAATTGTACCAAAGTTTGTTTATACATTTGTATTGAAGAACATTTGTGTTGTTTACAGATTTTGCTATTACAAGTGAAGGTCCATAGCTATGGAccttcatgtacaggtttttaaatgactgtaagtttttatttctctaggatAACGATCCAGGAACATTTGGTTGTAAAACGAATCACTGCCATCCTGGTgtggtataataaatatatatttaactgcATAAAATACTGCcccttttttttccaaaacagttgtacttagtttgtgtgtgtgtgtgtatgtgtgtgtgtgtgatggagtctcgctctgttgccaggctggaatacaatggcgcgatctcagttcactgcaacttccgcctcctggtttcgagtgattctcctgcctcagcctcccgagtagctgggactacgtcaccacgcccagctaatttttgtatttttggtagacacggggtttcatcatattgccgAGGAtgatttcgatctcctgacctcgtgatccacccgcctcagcctcccaaaatgctgggattacaggtgtgaggcaccgcgcccagccagctgtaccattttttatTCCTACTAGCAATTTTTGAAATACCCAGTTGCATTGCATCTTATTTAGCACTTGGCATTACCAATAATTTTATTCTGATAAGTATGTAGTTTATTTTATCAca includes these proteins:
- the LOC117977749 gene encoding olfactory receptor 2T12, with translation MEMRNTTPDFILLGLFNHTRAHQVLFMMLLATVLTSLFSNALMILLIHRDRRLHTPMYFLLSQLSLMDVMLVSTTVPKMAADYLTGNKAISRAGCGVQIFFLPTLGGGECFLLAAMAYDRYAAVCHPLRYPTLMSWQLCLRMTMSCWLLGAADGLLQAVATLNFPYCGAHEIDHFFCEAPTLVRLACADTSVFENAMYICCVLMLLVPFSLILSSYGLILAAVLHMRPTEARKKAFATCSSHVAVVGLFYGAGIFTYMRPKSHRSTNHDKVVSTFYSMFTPLLNPLIYSVRNSEVKEALKRWLGTCVNLKHQQNEAHRSR